Proteins encoded within one genomic window of Mycolicibacterium monacense:
- the purF gene encoding amidophosphoribosyltransferase, with the protein MSGHDDIEPENDPREECGVFGVWAPGEDVAKLTYYGLYALQHRGQEAAGIAVADGSQVLVFKDLGLVSQVFDEPTLAAMHGHVAIGHCRYSTTGSTTWENAQPVFRNTLAGTGVAVGHNGNLVNTTELAARARDAGLINGRTPGAATTDSDILGALLAHGAADATVEQAALELLPTVRGAFCLTFMDENTLYAARDPYGVRPLSLGRLDRGWVVASETAALDIVGASFVRDIEPGELLAIDADGVRSTRFANPTPKSCVFEYVYLARPDSTLAGRSVHATRVDIGRRLASEMPVEADLVIGVPESGTPAAVGYAQGSGIPYGQGLMKNAYVGRTFIQPSQTIRQLGIRLKLNPLKEVIRGKRLIVVDDSIVRGNTQRALIRMLREAGALEVHVRIASPPVRWPCFYGIDFATPAELIANGAEDEDQMLDAVRRAIGADTLGYISQQGMIAATEQPASRLCSACFDGNYPIELPGESALGKNVIEQMLATAARSGIPLEKVDNDNASALRRP; encoded by the coding sequence GTGAGCGGCCACGACGACATCGAGCCCGAGAACGATCCCCGTGAAGAATGCGGCGTCTTCGGCGTCTGGGCCCCGGGTGAGGATGTGGCCAAGCTCACCTACTACGGCCTCTATGCGCTACAGCACCGTGGTCAGGAAGCGGCGGGGATCGCCGTAGCCGACGGCTCGCAAGTGCTGGTGTTCAAGGATCTCGGCCTGGTCAGCCAGGTGTTCGACGAGCCGACGCTGGCCGCCATGCACGGACACGTCGCCATCGGGCACTGCCGCTACTCGACGACCGGGTCGACCACCTGGGAGAACGCCCAGCCCGTCTTCCGCAACACCCTGGCCGGCACCGGCGTGGCCGTCGGCCACAACGGCAACCTGGTCAACACCACCGAGCTCGCCGCCCGGGCCCGCGACGCCGGCCTGATCAACGGCCGCACCCCCGGCGCGGCGACCACCGATTCGGACATCCTCGGCGCGCTGCTGGCCCACGGCGCCGCCGACGCCACCGTCGAACAGGCGGCCCTCGAACTGCTGCCGACCGTGCGCGGCGCGTTCTGTCTGACCTTCATGGACGAGAACACCCTTTACGCGGCCCGCGACCCGTATGGTGTGCGCCCGCTGTCGCTGGGACGGCTGGACCGGGGCTGGGTGGTGGCGTCGGAGACCGCGGCCCTCGACATCGTCGGCGCGTCGTTCGTCCGCGACATCGAACCGGGCGAACTGTTGGCCATCGACGCCGACGGCGTGCGCTCCACCCGCTTCGCCAACCCCACCCCGAAGTCGTGCGTCTTCGAATACGTCTATCTGGCCCGGCCGGACAGCACGCTGGCCGGCCGCTCGGTGCACGCCACCCGCGTCGACATCGGCCGCCGCCTCGCCAGCGAGATGCCCGTCGAGGCCGACCTGGTGATCGGGGTCCCCGAGTCGGGCACGCCCGCAGCCGTGGGCTACGCACAGGGCTCCGGCATCCCCTACGGCCAGGGCCTGATGAAGAACGCCTACGTCGGCCGCACGTTCATCCAGCCGTCGCAGACCATCCGCCAGCTCGGCATCCGGCTCAAACTCAACCCGCTCAAAGAGGTCATCCGCGGTAAGCGGTTGATCGTGGTCGACGATTCGATCGTGCGCGGCAACACCCAGCGCGCGCTGATCCGGATGCTGCGCGAGGCCGGGGCCCTCGAAGTGCACGTCCGGATCGCCTCCCCGCCGGTGCGATGGCCGTGCTTCTACGGCATCGACTTCGCCACCCCGGCCGAGCTGATCGCCAACGGCGCCGAGGACGAGGACCAGATGCTCGACGCCGTCCGCCGTGCCATCGGCGCGGACACCCTGGGCTACATCTCACAGCAGGGCATGATCGCGGCGACCGAACAGCCCGCCTCGCGGCTGTGCTCGGCGTGCTTCGACGGCAACTACCCGATCGAGCTGCCGGGCGAGTCCGCGCTGGGCAAGAACGTCATCGAGCAGATGCTCGCGACGGCCGCCCGCAGCGGGATCCCGCTCGAGAAGGTCGACAACGACAACGCCTCGGCGCTTCGTAGGCCTTGA
- a CDS encoding cupin domain-containing protein, with protein MNPQRVALTAAAITFAASTALAAPAAATPPRDTQGTILWEMTDAGSDYIFREITIAPGGSTGWHSHPGQLLATVKEGVLLHNRADCSVDGFYVAGQDISEKGGPGYVHIGRNVGPTPLVLQVLYINPAGAPLADDAPDPGCGFA; from the coding sequence ATGAACCCACAGCGCGTTGCCCTGACGGCCGCGGCAATCACTTTCGCGGCATCGACAGCACTGGCGGCACCCGCGGCGGCGACCCCGCCTCGCGACACCCAGGGCACCATCCTGTGGGAGATGACCGACGCCGGGTCCGACTACATCTTCCGCGAGATCACCATCGCCCCGGGTGGCAGCACCGGCTGGCACTCCCATCCCGGCCAACTCCTCGCCACCGTCAAGGAGGGCGTGCTGCTGCACAATCGGGCGGACTGTTCGGTCGACGGCTTCTACGTCGCCGGTCAGGACATCAGTGAGAAGGGCGGGCCGGGGTACGTGCACATCGGCCGTAACGTCGGTCCGACACCGCTGGTCCTGCAGGTTCTCTACATCAACCCGGCCGGCGCCCCGCTCGCCGACGATGCACCCGACCCCGGCTGTGGGTTTGCCTGA
- a CDS encoding sterol carrier family protein, with protein MAARRTADPAQTRAAVSAVVDWLRDDTAAPPGRTEIAEAVRLTARTVAALAPGASVEVRVPPFVAVQCIAGPTHTRGNPPNVVETDPRTWLLIATGLLSFDEAAASGGLHLSGSRAGELANWLPVVTPGM; from the coding sequence ATGGCCGCCCGCCGCACCGCCGATCCGGCGCAGACCCGCGCGGCGGTATCGGCCGTCGTGGACTGGCTGCGCGACGACACGGCCGCGCCCCCCGGACGCACGGAGATCGCCGAGGCGGTCAGATTGACCGCGCGCACCGTGGCGGCCCTCGCCCCCGGCGCCAGTGTGGAGGTGCGGGTGCCGCCCTTCGTCGCCGTGCAGTGCATCGCGGGACCCACCCACACACGGGGCAATCCGCCCAACGTGGTGGAGACCGACCCGCGCACGTGGCTGCTGATCGCCACCGGGCTGTTGTCCTTCGACGAGGCGGCCGCGAGCGGTGGGCTGCACCTGTCCGGGTCCCGTGCCGGTGAACTGGCCAATTGGCTACCCGTCGTGACTCCGGGAATGTAA
- the purM gene encoding phosphoribosylformylglycinamidine cyclo-ligase, whose amino-acid sequence MTERAEQHGISYASAGVDIEAGDRAVELFKPLAAKATRPEVRGGLGGFAGLFALRGGYREPVLASSTDGVGTKLAVAQAMDKHDTVGLDLVAMVVDDLVVCGAEPLFLQDYIAVGRTVPERVSQLVAGIAEGCVIAGCALLGGETAEHPGLMAPDHYDISATGIGIVEADDVLGPDRVRPGDVIIAMGSSGLHSNGYSLARKVLLEIDRMNLAGHVEEFGRTLGEELLEPTRIYAKDCLALAAETQVRTFCHVTGGGLAGNLERVVPNGLMAELDRGTWTPAPVFQMIAQRGRIERTEMEKTFNMGIGMVAVVAPEDTDRALAILTARHIDCWTLGTVKKGGKDEPRALLVGQHPRF is encoded by the coding sequence ATGACCGAGCGCGCCGAACAACACGGCATTTCCTATGCGTCGGCCGGTGTAGACATCGAGGCCGGTGACCGCGCAGTCGAACTCTTCAAACCGCTGGCCGCGAAAGCCACCCGCCCGGAGGTGCGCGGAGGGCTCGGCGGGTTCGCCGGCCTGTTCGCCCTGCGGGGCGGCTACCGCGAACCGGTGCTGGCGTCCTCGACGGACGGCGTGGGCACCAAGCTCGCCGTCGCACAGGCGATGGACAAGCACGACACGGTCGGGCTCGACCTGGTCGCGATGGTGGTCGACGACCTGGTGGTCTGCGGCGCCGAACCGCTGTTCCTGCAGGATTACATCGCCGTCGGGCGCACGGTTCCCGAGCGGGTCAGCCAGCTGGTCGCCGGGATCGCCGAGGGCTGCGTGATCGCCGGCTGCGCGCTGCTCGGCGGGGAGACCGCCGAACATCCGGGGCTTATGGCCCCGGACCACTACGACATCTCGGCGACCGGCATCGGCATCGTCGAGGCCGACGACGTGCTGGGCCCCGACCGGGTCCGCCCGGGTGACGTGATCATCGCAATGGGGTCCTCAGGCCTGCACTCCAACGGCTACTCACTGGCCCGCAAGGTGCTGCTGGAGATCGACCGGATGAACCTGGCCGGCCACGTCGAGGAGTTCGGCCGCACCCTGGGCGAGGAACTGCTCGAACCCACGCGCATCTACGCCAAGGACTGCCTCGCGCTGGCCGCCGAGACCCAGGTACGCACGTTCTGCCACGTCACCGGCGGTGGGCTGGCAGGAAACCTCGAACGCGTGGTGCCCAACGGTCTGATGGCCGAACTCGACCGCGGCACGTGGACGCCGGCGCCGGTGTTCCAGATGATCGCCCAGCGCGGTCGCATCGAGCGCACCGAGATGGAGAAGACCTTCAACATGGGCATCGGCATGGTGGCCGTCGTCGCGCCGGAGGACACCGACCGCGCGCTGGCCATCCTCACCGCCCGTCACATCGACTGCTGGACGCTCGGGACCGTCAAGAAGGGCGGCAAGGACGAGCCGCGAGCGCTGCTGGTGGGTCAGCACCCGCGGTTCTGA
- a CDS encoding NAD(P)H-binding protein, translating into MVDNIRCLVTGATGYIGGRLVPALLDRGLQVRAMARTPGKLDDAPWRAQVEVAKGDLMDRESLAAAFEGMDVVYYLVHSMGTSKNFVAEEAESAHNVVAAAKQAGVRRVVYLSGLHPEGVELSRHLASRTEVGEILIDSGIETMVLQAGIVVGSGSASFEMIRHLTDRLPIMTAPKWVHNKIQPISIDDALYYLVEAATAVVPSSRTWDIGGPDVLEYGDAMQVYADLAGLRPRRFVVLPWLTPTLASHWVGLVTPISSGLARPLVESLECDAVTHENDIDAVIPHPPGGLTGYRESVAAALRENGTAATGGRRHLLRINPAVAQ; encoded by the coding sequence GTGGTTGACAACATCCGCTGCTTGGTGACGGGCGCGACGGGTTACATCGGCGGTCGGCTGGTGCCCGCACTGCTCGACCGCGGCCTGCAGGTCCGCGCGATGGCACGCACCCCGGGCAAGCTGGACGACGCGCCGTGGCGTGCGCAGGTCGAGGTGGCGAAGGGCGATCTGATGGATCGCGAATCGTTGGCGGCGGCGTTCGAGGGCATGGATGTCGTCTACTACCTCGTGCACTCGATGGGCACGTCGAAGAACTTCGTCGCCGAGGAAGCCGAATCGGCACACAACGTGGTGGCCGCGGCCAAGCAGGCCGGGGTCCGCCGGGTGGTGTACCTGAGTGGTCTGCATCCCGAAGGGGTCGAGTTGTCGCGGCATCTGGCCTCCCGCACCGAGGTGGGCGAGATCCTCATCGACTCCGGTATCGAAACGATGGTGCTGCAGGCCGGGATCGTCGTCGGATCGGGGTCGGCGTCCTTCGAGATGATCCGCCACCTGACCGACCGACTGCCGATCATGACCGCACCGAAGTGGGTGCACAACAAGATCCAGCCGATCTCCATCGACGATGCCCTGTACTACCTGGTCGAGGCGGCCACCGCGGTGGTGCCGTCGTCGCGGACCTGGGACATCGGCGGTCCGGACGTCCTGGAGTACGGCGACGCGATGCAGGTCTACGCCGACCTCGCCGGGCTGCGTCCCCGCCGGTTCGTGGTGTTGCCGTGGCTGACGCCCACACTGGCCAGTCACTGGGTGGGTCTGGTCACGCCGATCTCATCGGGGCTGGCGCGGCCGCTGGTGGAGTCGCTGGAATGCGATGCCGTCACGCATGAGAACGACATCGACGCCGTAATTCCGCACCCGCCCGGCGGACTGACCGGTTACCGGGAGTCGGTCGCCGCGGCGCTTCGGGAGAACGGTACGGCCGCGACCGGCGGCAGGCGTCACCTGCTGCGGATCAATCCCGCGGTCGCTCAATAG
- a CDS encoding MCE family protein has product MASHRRHPPYRLAGAVALAVFCVVAATISLQFRGAFAERVTLTLLSPRAGLVVDPGAKVTFNGVEIGRVTAISARADETAPAELALSVDPRHLHVIPANVIADIRASTVFGNKYVALRSPDHPAREPISPDLPIRSVAVTTEFNTLFETVVSLAERVDPVKLNQTLAATAEALTGLGARFGESLEHGAAILADLNPRMDQVRHDVARTADLAGIYADASPDLWSALDHAALTAATVNARRSDVDAALLAAAGFEAGADTLRRAGPYLVRGSADLQPTTALLDDYRGMIFCTIRNYHDVAPEIQRTLGGDNGYALRAAGTVLGAGNPYVYPDNLPRINARGGPGGRPGCWQKVTRELWPHPYLVMDTGYSLAPYNHAEFGQPFAMDYVWGRQLGELTINP; this is encoded by the coding sequence GTGGCCAGCCACCGCCGTCACCCGCCGTACCGGCTGGCCGGCGCGGTTGCGCTCGCGGTGTTCTGCGTTGTGGCGGCAACCATTTCGCTACAGTTCCGCGGCGCCTTCGCCGAGCGGGTGACACTCACCCTGTTGTCCCCCCGGGCCGGGCTGGTGGTGGACCCGGGAGCGAAGGTGACGTTCAACGGGGTGGAGATCGGACGGGTGACCGCGATCTCCGCCCGAGCCGACGAGACCGCACCGGCAGAGTTGGCCCTGTCGGTCGACCCGCGCCATCTGCACGTCATCCCGGCCAATGTGATCGCCGACATCAGGGCCAGCACAGTCTTCGGCAACAAGTACGTTGCGCTCCGGTCACCGGATCACCCTGCGCGCGAACCGATCTCACCGGACCTCCCGATCCGGTCGGTGGCGGTCACCACCGAGTTCAACACGTTGTTCGAGACGGTCGTGAGCCTGGCCGAGCGGGTGGACCCGGTCAAGCTCAACCAGACCCTCGCCGCCACCGCCGAGGCACTCACCGGGCTGGGTGCACGCTTCGGCGAATCGCTGGAACACGGAGCCGCGATCCTGGCGGACCTCAATCCGCGGATGGATCAGGTGCGCCACGACGTGGCGCGCACCGCCGATCTGGCAGGCATCTACGCCGACGCCTCCCCCGACCTGTGGTCGGCGCTGGACCACGCCGCGCTCACCGCGGCGACGGTGAACGCCCGTCGTTCCGACGTCGACGCCGCGCTGCTGGCGGCGGCCGGTTTCGAGGCGGGCGCCGACACGCTGCGGCGCGCCGGGCCGTACCTGGTGCGCGGTAGTGCCGACCTGCAGCCCACCACCGCACTGCTCGACGACTACCGGGGCATGATCTTCTGCACGATCCGCAACTACCACGACGTCGCACCGGAGATCCAGCGCACGCTCGGCGGAGACAACGGCTACGCGCTGCGCGCGGCGGGCACCGTGCTCGGCGCCGGCAATCCCTATGTGTATCCCGACAATCTGCCGCGAATCAACGCCCGCGGCGGACCCGGCGGCAGGCCGGGCTGCTGGCAGAAGGTCACCCGCGAGCTGTGGCCGCATCCGTATCTGGTGATGGACACCGGCTACAGCCTGGCCCCGTACAACCACGCCGAGTTCGGCCAACCGTTCGCGATGGACTACGTGTGGGGCCGCCAACTCGGCGAGCTCACCATCAATCCCTGA
- a CDS encoding DUF3073 domain-containing protein, whose protein sequence is MGRGRAKAKQTKVARDLKYSSPQTDFERLQRELAGGSDDLDPSDGVADDPWAPEDDWRR, encoded by the coding sequence ATGGGCCGCGGCCGGGCGAAGGCGAAGCAGACGAAGGTTGCTCGTGACCTGAAGTACAGCTCGCCACAAACTGACTTCGAACGGCTACAGCGCGAGCTGGCCGGCGGGTCCGACGACTTGGACCCCAGCGACGGCGTAGCCGACGACCCGTGGGCGCCCGAGGACGACTGGCGCCGCTAG